From a region of the Thermomicrobium roseum DSM 5159 genome:
- a CDS encoding histone deacetylase: protein MTTEPTVLITSRRFLEHETGDHPERPARLEAILQLLERTGRLDNRPVIEPDPADEETIALIHDRAYIVELREFAARGGGWLDADTIVSPRSFEVARLAVGAVVQAVESVLSGQARRVFALIRPPGHHAEPERGMGFCLFNNIAVAAQYALERYGLRRIAIIDWDVHHGNGTQAAFYRTDRVFFVSLHQWPLYPGTGRAEEIGEGPGRGYTLNIPLAPGSDDQVYLAAFANEIEPRLAAYRPELVMVSAGYDAHYADPLAAMAVTEHGFAAMASQVRAIAEVWCDGRLVLALEGGYNLSALASSVAATLDALDTDGRAER, encoded by the coding sequence GTGACGACCGAGCCTACTGTCCTCATCACTTCACGCCGCTTTCTCGAACACGAAACCGGCGATCATCCTGAGCGTCCAGCTCGCTTGGAAGCCATTCTGCAGTTGCTCGAGCGGACAGGGCGGCTCGACAACCGTCCGGTTATCGAGCCGGATCCGGCGGACGAGGAAACGATCGCGCTCATCCATGATCGAGCGTATATCGTGGAACTGCGGGAGTTCGCGGCACGGGGCGGAGGCTGGCTCGATGCCGATACCATTGTTTCTCCGCGCTCGTTCGAAGTAGCGCGACTCGCCGTCGGTGCGGTCGTGCAGGCGGTCGAATCGGTGTTGTCCGGGCAAGCGAGGCGAGTCTTCGCCTTGATTCGCCCGCCGGGCCATCATGCCGAACCGGAGCGCGGGATGGGCTTTTGCCTCTTCAACAACATCGCGGTCGCCGCACAGTATGCCCTGGAGCGGTACGGCTTGCGCCGAATCGCGATCATCGACTGGGACGTCCATCACGGCAACGGCACGCAGGCAGCGTTTTATCGAACGGATCGGGTGTTTTTCGTCTCGCTTCACCAGTGGCCGCTCTACCCGGGTACTGGCCGGGCAGAGGAGATCGGTGAGGGGCCCGGGCGCGGCTATACGCTCAACATTCCGCTCGCACCGGGCAGCGACGACCAGGTGTATCTCGCGGCGTTCGCCAACGAGATCGAGCCCCGCCTGGCGGCCTACCGACCGGAACTCGTCATGGTGTCAGCGGGGTACGACGCGCACTATGCCGACCCGTTGGCAGCGATGGCCGTGACCGAGCACGGTTTCGCTGCGATGGCGTCACAAGTCCGCGCGATCGCGGAGGTCTGGTGTGACGGGCGGCTCGTTCTCGCTCTGGAGGGTGGTTACAATCTGAGCGCGCTCGCCTCGAGCGTTGCGGCAACCCTCGATGCGCTCGACACAGATGGTCGAGCTGAACGCTGA
- the hisH gene encoding imidazole glycerol phosphate synthase subunit HisH, whose translation MIVVVDYGAGNLASVVNALERIGAPVIVSRHPAPLERADGVIVPGVGAAADTMRHLEELGLVPALRAAIERGIPFLGICMGLQVLLEVSYEGGEHRCLGIVPGVVRRLPEGITVPHMGWNEVWLRSSHPLFAGIPDGTDFYFVHSFYAEPSDSSWILGETDYGVRFASVLARDNVMATQFHPEKSGFWGLRMLANFVDLVERTRGGLPLEAPV comes from the coding sequence GTGATCGTCGTCGTCGATTATGGAGCCGGCAATCTCGCGAGTGTGGTCAATGCGCTGGAGCGGATCGGCGCACCGGTGATCGTCAGTCGCCATCCCGCACCGCTCGAGCGAGCAGACGGCGTCATCGTTCCGGGTGTGGGTGCTGCGGCGGACACGATGCGGCATCTCGAGGAACTTGGGCTCGTGCCGGCTCTCCGTGCCGCAATCGAACGTGGTATTCCCTTCCTCGGAATCTGCATGGGACTGCAGGTTTTGTTGGAGGTCAGTTACGAGGGAGGTGAGCACCGCTGCCTGGGGATCGTTCCCGGTGTGGTGCGTCGCTTGCCCGAGGGGATCACTGTTCCCCATATGGGTTGGAACGAGGTCTGGTTGCGCTCTTCTCACCCGCTCTTCGCTGGAATTCCCGATGGGACGGACTTTTACTTCGTGCACTCCTTCTATGCTGAGCCGAGCGATTCCTCATGGATATTGGGTGAGACCGATTACGGGGTGCGCTTTGCCAGCGTGCTCGCTCGAGACAACGTCATGGCCACCCAGTTCCATCCGGAGAAGAGCGGGTTCTGGGGGTTGCGGATGCTCGCGAACTTTGTCGATCTCGTCGAACGAACGCGTGGCGGTTTACCGTTGGAGGCACCGGTGTGA
- the hisA gene encoding 1-(5-phosphoribosyl)-5-[(5-phosphoribosylamino)methylideneamino]imidazole-4-carboxamide isomerase: protein MIVIPAIDLREGRCVRLFRGDFARATVYSDDPIEMAQRWASAGARWLHVVDLDGARLGQPVQHELIERVIRAVPDVAVQVGGGVRTLDAVERLLVGGAARVVIGTAALERPDMLREALARFGVERVVVAVDSRDGWVATHGWETVQAIRVEEVVHRVVLLGVRRVLATDVTRDGTLTRPNLELMGRLAALGVTVIASGGVGSRSDLEALARVPGVEAAIVGRALYEGRVRFERPEDWVIGAEAA, encoded by the coding sequence GTGATCGTCATCCCGGCGATCGATCTCCGCGAAGGGCGTTGCGTCCGCCTCTTCCGGGGTGACTTCGCCCGTGCGACTGTGTACAGTGACGATCCGATCGAGATGGCACAGCGCTGGGCCTCGGCTGGTGCGCGCTGGCTCCACGTCGTCGATCTCGACGGCGCGCGGCTCGGCCAACCAGTGCAACACGAACTCATCGAGCGAGTGATCCGGGCGGTGCCTGACGTCGCGGTACAGGTCGGAGGCGGGGTGCGCACGCTGGATGCGGTCGAACGCCTCCTCGTAGGTGGTGCGGCCCGAGTCGTGATCGGGACGGCGGCACTGGAGCGCCCGGATATGCTGCGCGAGGCGCTCGCGCGGTTCGGTGTCGAACGAGTGGTCGTCGCGGTCGATTCTCGTGACGGCTGGGTTGCGACACACGGGTGGGAAACCGTGCAAGCGATCCGGGTGGAAGAGGTGGTCCACCGTGTGGTGCTGCTGGGGGTGCGGCGGGTACTGGCGACTGATGTGACGCGCGATGGCACGTTGACGCGTCCGAATCTCGAACTGATGGGACGGTTGGCGGCGCTGGGCGTGACGGTGATCGCTTCCGGCGGGGTGGGAAGTCGATCGGATCTGGAAGCGCTCGCTCGCGTACCGGGTGTCGAAGCAGCCATCGTGGGGCGTGCGCTGTACGAGGGAAGAGTTCGTTTCGAACGACCGGAGGACTGGGTCATCGGAGCGGAGGCGGCGTGA
- the hisF gene encoding imidazole glycerol phosphate synthase subunit HisF has translation MLKRRIIPCLDVTAGRVVKGVQFLDLRDAGDPVELAARYDAEGADELVFLDITASAEGRETMVEVVRRTAKEVFIPLTVGGGVRTPADMYRLLRAGADKVSVNTAAVLDPDLIRVCAQRFGSQCVVLAIDARRRPEGGWEVYTHGGRRPTGLDVIEWAKQGVSLGAGEILLTSMDTDGTQQGYDLALLRAVVDAVGVPVIASGGAGTLEHLYQALTMGGAHAVLAASIFHFGRYSVAEAKRYLAARGVPVRHVSVEFTPS, from the coding sequence ATGCTGAAGCGGCGGATCATCCCCTGCCTCGATGTCACCGCTGGGCGTGTCGTCAAGGGAGTGCAGTTTCTCGACTTGCGCGATGCCGGTGATCCGGTCGAACTCGCGGCGCGGTACGATGCCGAAGGTGCTGACGAGCTCGTCTTCTTGGATATCACGGCCTCCGCGGAGGGGCGCGAGACGATGGTGGAGGTCGTTCGGCGGACAGCCAAGGAAGTGTTCATCCCGCTGACGGTCGGTGGAGGAGTGCGAACACCAGCAGACATGTATCGACTCCTCCGCGCTGGTGCGGACAAGGTGAGCGTCAACACGGCAGCTGTTCTCGACCCGGATCTGATCCGGGTTTGTGCGCAGCGGTTCGGGAGTCAGTGCGTCGTCCTGGCGATCGACGCGCGTCGCCGGCCTGAGGGCGGGTGGGAAGTCTATACCCACGGGGGACGCCGGCCGACCGGACTCGATGTGATCGAGTGGGCCAAGCAGGGGGTGTCGCTCGGCGCTGGCGAGATCTTGTTGACGAGCATGGATACCGATGGGACGCAGCAGGGCTATGATCTCGCACTCCTGCGCGCGGTGGTCGATGCAGTGGGTGTGCCGGTCATCGCGTCCGGTGGTGCGGGCACGCTGGAACACCTCTACCAGGCGCTGACGATGGGTGGCGCGCATGCTGTCCTGGCTGCGTCGATCTTCCATTTCGGCCGGTATAGCGTCGCTGAGGCCAAGCGCTATCTCGCTGCTCGGGGTGTGCCGGTGCGGCATGTCTCGGTCGAGTTCACCCCATCGTGA
- a CDS encoding C40 family peptidase: MGKRRLPLWFVASYCAFLAAIFAFSPVLATNDLVTGALGQVSGTNGDGVNVRAEPGLGASRVGGLPEGARVRVVEGPRAASDGTTWYRIENGGMTGWVLADYLARAVPVAGDTVLVTGTGGYGLRLRETAGLESRVLAIMPEGGRAVATGSPVQDAAGTSWVPVRHEGVDGYAALAYLVVVEGDSTPVAQAQPIANTPTIRVGGNVEVVNTDGQGVNVRQGPGYGRPVAAVAPEGAVMRVIGGPQTDGQGITWWQVDYRGLQGWAHGGYLAPTDREPGAPAATPAEAAPQSNPVPTTPAPPSTVGDAIVATAMQYLGRPYAWGGTTPAGFDCSGFVYFVVNQVLGGGFPRSLEAQAVSGVSVDPNQLQPGDLVFFQNTYKWGLSHVGIYIGNGRFIHAENYGTGVTISELWGDYYGPRFYTARRVGT, from the coding sequence TTGGGGAAGAGACGACTCCCGCTGTGGTTCGTTGCCTCGTATTGCGCGTTCCTCGCCGCGATCTTCGCATTCTCCCCTGTTCTCGCTACCAATGACCTCGTCACGGGTGCGCTTGGGCAAGTGAGTGGCACCAACGGTGACGGTGTGAATGTCCGGGCCGAACCAGGACTCGGCGCGTCGCGGGTCGGTGGGCTCCCGGAAGGGGCACGCGTTCGTGTTGTGGAGGGGCCGCGGGCGGCGAGCGATGGGACGACCTGGTACCGAATCGAGAACGGTGGGATGACCGGCTGGGTTTTGGCCGATTACTTGGCTCGAGCGGTGCCCGTTGCTGGCGACACGGTACTCGTAACGGGGACTGGTGGCTATGGTCTCCGGTTGCGAGAGACAGCGGGATTGGAAAGTCGCGTTCTCGCGATCATGCCCGAGGGCGGGCGCGCGGTCGCGACCGGTTCCCCGGTGCAGGATGCAGCTGGAACGTCCTGGGTCCCGGTGCGCCACGAGGGGGTCGACGGTTATGCAGCCCTGGCCTATCTGGTCGTGGTGGAGGGTGATTCCACTCCGGTGGCCCAGGCGCAGCCGATCGCGAACACGCCCACCATCCGTGTCGGTGGCAATGTCGAGGTCGTGAATACCGATGGACAGGGAGTGAATGTCCGGCAAGGTCCGGGCTATGGGCGACCTGTCGCCGCGGTCGCTCCGGAAGGGGCGGTCATGCGGGTCATCGGTGGTCCGCAGACCGACGGGCAGGGGATCACCTGGTGGCAGGTCGACTATCGCGGCTTGCAGGGCTGGGCGCACGGTGGTTATCTGGCACCGACCGATCGTGAACCAGGTGCGCCAGCCGCGACGCCGGCCGAAGCTGCGCCGCAGTCTAATCCGGTGCCAACGACTCCAGCACCGCCGAGTACGGTGGGCGATGCGATCGTGGCGACCGCCATGCAGTATTTGGGGCGGCCCTACGCCTGGGGTGGAACCACGCCAGCCGGCTTCGATTGCTCCGGCTTCGTCTACTTCGTCGTCAACCAGGTGCTGGGTGGTGGCTTCCCGCGCAGCCTCGAAGCACAGGCGGTGAGTGGCGTCTCGGTGGACCCGAACCAACTGCAGCCGGGTGATCTCGTGTTCTTCCAGAACACCTATAAGTGGGGCCTGTCGCATGTCGGGATCTACATCGGCAATGGCCGGTTCATTCATGCGGAAAATTACGGGACGGGAGTGACGATCAGCGAACTCTGGGGCGACTATTACGGACCCCGTTTCTATACCGCACGGCGCGTCGGGACCTGA
- a CDS encoding ABC transporter permease — protein sequence MRALIAAEWFKVTRRPMTWIALGILLAIMATLRLLLIALSFVSLPSAPGQEMPTNLFADLVTLPGAIADSVNFLPSTGIFALLVVAASFAGTEFAWGTIVPLLARGASRTRFVLAKALVALVVALLYLIATTVVGLVLGAIASQLHHGQIPLEWLQRDWREFLLALLRAYWATVPYVLAALAIALVFRSSALAMGMVLAYVIVEQVGLGVLQLLRPMIEDSGFSWLFTLLDWTLLGQNASTLQALNTRAFLPTGLAEQATSGDLHPWRAAVVLAAYSFAFLLAALVALRRDIPTRPTSA from the coding sequence ATGCGTGCGCTCATCGCCGCGGAATGGTTCAAAGTGACGCGACGGCCGATGACCTGGATCGCGCTCGGTATCCTGCTCGCCATCATGGCCACCCTCCGTCTTCTCTTGATCGCCCTCTCCTTCGTTTCCCTCCCGTCCGCACCGGGCCAAGAGATGCCCACGAATCTTTTCGCGGATCTCGTGACCTTGCCTGGAGCCATCGCGGACAGCGTCAACTTCCTGCCCAGCACTGGTATCTTCGCGCTGCTCGTCGTCGCGGCCAGTTTCGCTGGTACCGAGTTCGCCTGGGGCACGATCGTCCCGCTCCTCGCCCGCGGTGCCTCGCGCACGCGGTTCGTCCTCGCGAAAGCACTCGTCGCGCTCGTCGTCGCGCTGCTCTACCTCATCGCGACCACCGTAGTAGGACTCGTCCTCGGTGCGATCGCGTCCCAGCTCCATCATGGGCAAATTCCGCTGGAATGGCTCCAGCGCGACTGGCGCGAGTTCCTGCTGGCCCTTCTGCGCGCCTACTGGGCCACGGTTCCCTACGTTCTGGCCGCGCTCGCTATCGCTCTCGTCTTCCGTTCCTCGGCCCTGGCAATGGGTATGGTGCTGGCATACGTCATCGTCGAGCAAGTCGGCCTCGGCGTCCTGCAACTTCTCCGGCCGATGATCGAGGACAGCGGGTTTTCCTGGCTCTTCACGCTGCTCGATTGGACCCTGCTCGGTCAGAACGCTTCCACGCTCCAGGCGCTCAACACGCGCGCTTTCCTACCGACTGGTCTCGCCGAACAGGCGACGTCCGGTGATCTTCACCCCTGGCGCGCAGCCGTCGTTCTGGCAGCCTACAGCTTCGCCTTCCTGCTCGCCGCTCTGGTCGCGCTCCGCCGCGATATTCCGACTCGCCCGACCAGTGCTTGA
- a CDS encoding ABC transporter ATP-binding protein: MTSETILVVEGLTKRFGSRTAVDNLSFSLGRGELVGLLGPNGAGKTTTLSMIAGLIRPTAGRIVLFGRPLAESREQLRRVGLTPEVASFYPYLDARQNLSVMARVYGADPAEIDHLLERVGLLEHARHPFRTYSQGMRQMLSLANALLADPDLLLLDEPTNGLDPYGQQRVHDLLRELVARGKTILLSSHLLRDVQELCQRVIIIHRGRLIEDSHIERLLRPSELPVLVRTVADDRALLLLSGPARPDWIRGVERRDDHLIVHLPSERLPELSAFLVHHELYLRELRPLEGDLVTAFVELTRER, from the coding sequence GTGACGAGTGAAACGATCCTCGTCGTCGAGGGGCTCACGAAACGGTTCGGTAGCCGCACGGCAGTCGATAATCTGAGTTTCTCCCTCGGACGTGGCGAACTCGTTGGTCTCCTCGGACCGAATGGTGCCGGCAAGACGACGACGTTGTCGATGATCGCTGGTTTGATCCGGCCCACCGCGGGCCGGATCGTCTTGTTCGGTCGCCCGTTGGCCGAGAGCCGCGAGCAACTTCGGCGCGTCGGACTCACGCCCGAAGTCGCCAGCTTTTATCCGTATCTCGACGCCCGCCAAAACCTATCGGTGATGGCGCGTGTTTATGGAGCTGACCCCGCCGAGATCGACCATCTCCTCGAGCGCGTCGGCCTGCTGGAACACGCTCGACATCCGTTCCGGACCTACTCCCAGGGCATGCGCCAGATGCTCTCCCTCGCCAACGCGCTGCTGGCCGACCCTGATCTTCTGCTGCTCGACGAACCGACCAACGGACTCGACCCGTACGGTCAACAACGTGTCCACGATCTCTTGCGCGAACTCGTCGCCCGCGGCAAGACGATCCTGCTCTCGAGCCACCTCTTGCGCGACGTCCAGGAACTCTGCCAGCGCGTGATCATCATCCATCGCGGACGGCTGATCGAGGATAGTCACATCGAACGACTTCTCCGGCCAAGCGAATTGCCCGTGCTGGTCCGGACAGTCGCCGACGATCGTGCCCTCCTTCTCCTCAGTGGACCGGCCCGTCCAGACTGGATCCGCGGCGTCGAGCGCCGAGACGACCATCTCATCGTCCATTTGCCCTCCGAACGTTTACCGGAACTCAGCGCCTTCCTGGTGCACCATGAACTCTACCTGCGCGAGTTGCGTCCACTCGAGGGAGACCTCGTTACTGCCTTCGTCGAACTGACGCGCGAGCGGTAG
- the recA gene encoding recombinase RecA gives MDRQKALELAISQIERSFGKGAIMRMGEDPSKLQVDVIPTGAIALDLALGVGGIPRGRITEIFGPESSGKTTLALHVIAQAQRMGGIAAYIDAEHAFDPVYAERLGVDLDNLLISQPDTGEQALEITETLVRSGAVDVVVIDSVAALVPRAEIEGEMGDAHVGLQARLMSQALRKLTGAISRSKTAVIFINQLRMKIGVMYGNPETTTGGNALKFYASVRLDIRKVDAIKEGNETVGTRVRVKVVKNKVAPPFRQAEFDIMYNEGISVAGNLLDVATDLGIIRKSGAWYYLGEERLGQGRENAKAFLKANPELMREIEQRIRQAAPELRGRIQYDGSAAEESDAESAVPTLFDV, from the coding sequence ATGGATCGGCAAAAGGCACTGGAACTCGCGATCTCTCAAATCGAGCGCAGCTTCGGCAAAGGCGCCATCATGCGGATGGGCGAGGACCCATCCAAGCTCCAGGTCGATGTCATTCCGACCGGTGCGATCGCCCTCGACCTCGCACTCGGAGTCGGTGGGATTCCGCGCGGTCGAATTACCGAGATCTTCGGTCCCGAGTCGAGCGGAAAGACGACGCTCGCCCTCCACGTGATCGCCCAGGCCCAGCGGATGGGTGGTATCGCCGCGTACATCGACGCCGAACACGCCTTCGATCCTGTCTATGCTGAGCGCCTCGGTGTCGATCTGGACAACCTCTTGATCTCGCAGCCGGACACCGGTGAGCAAGCGCTGGAGATCACCGAAACGCTGGTGCGCTCGGGCGCGGTGGACGTCGTCGTGATCGACTCGGTCGCTGCACTGGTCCCACGCGCCGAGATCGAGGGCGAGATGGGTGATGCTCATGTCGGCCTGCAGGCACGGCTGATGAGCCAGGCATTGCGCAAACTCACGGGGGCGATCAGTCGCTCGAAGACCGCCGTCATCTTCATCAATCAGCTCCGCATGAAGATCGGTGTCATGTATGGCAACCCTGAGACGACGACCGGTGGCAATGCACTCAAGTTCTACGCCTCGGTTCGCCTGGATATCCGCAAGGTCGACGCCATAAAGGAAGGAAACGAGACCGTCGGCACGCGTGTCCGGGTCAAGGTCGTCAAGAACAAGGTCGCCCCGCCGTTCCGCCAGGCCGAGTTCGACATCATGTACAACGAGGGCATTTCGGTGGCCGGCAACCTGCTGGACGTGGCAACCGATCTCGGCATCATCCGCAAGAGCGGTGCCTGGTACTATCTCGGCGAGGAACGGCTCGGCCAGGGTCGCGAGAACGCCAAGGCGTTCCTCAAGGCCAATCCCGAACTCATGCGGGAGATCGAGCAGCGGATCCGCCAAGCAGCACCTGAATTGCGCGGACGTATCCAGTACGATGGAAGCGCAGCAGAGGAGTCCGACGCCGAATCGGCTGTCCCGACACTCTTCGATGTATAG
- a CDS encoding cyclic-di-AMP receptor, which produces MKLLIAIVQSEDADRLIGELVNEGFRVTRIASSGALLRRENASLLLGVEDHQVTRVLSIIRRTCRRRKEVVIPYAPALEPGLLWLPENFEVEVGGATVFVLPVERVERITGD; this is translated from the coding sequence GTGAAACTCCTCATCGCGATCGTCCAGAGCGAGGATGCTGATCGTCTGATCGGCGAACTCGTCAACGAAGGGTTCCGGGTGACGCGCATCGCGAGCAGCGGTGCATTGCTCCGGCGCGAGAACGCTAGCTTATTGCTCGGTGTGGAGGACCACCAGGTCACGCGAGTGCTGTCCATCATCCGGCGGACCTGCCGGCGCAGGAAGGAAGTGGTCATCCCCTACGCGCCCGCCCTGGAGCCGGGGCTCTTGTGGTTGCCAGAAAACTTCGAGGTCGAGGTCGGTGGAGCAACAGTCTTCGTCTTGCCCGTCGAGCGAGTCGAGCGGATCACTGGCGATTGA